Proteins encoded in a region of the Devosia sp. RR2S18 genome:
- a CDS encoding outer membrane beta-barrel protein: MPLALRHLAWRASATALCALGLVVPALSGPVLPPGDGSATDNERLVPHIYPAAPVLTDGEDVNEPYHPYFDIDWSLALRGAYTKGTRGERFDTFLVPEFAFDHVGSRSAVAISGGAEIVRPTDGKIDVTGLRLGLTAGYALDSVTDLTTTGSLTFSQALSGTPGVDSDVAVPAENISGNLDIGITRQFGRFNVGLSGGAERNLYGPTTLIDGTVNDNSVQNYWALDSGLRVGFQATPIFEVFGEAGYGRDLFDETSSAGLTQNATDTQIEGGITGRWNSTLEATASTGLAVRRFDDASLGEVTTQLYDASITFTPDPTWRMRAAFATEVAPPGPSNPGTTRVEQNASAELGYTVNSWLALRALADWSSARFIGSSETETSYGLGAGADYTVNAHTAVTADYLYDRVDSTSTGREDSHQVTLGVTLSR, encoded by the coding sequence TTGCCCTTGGCGTTGCGGCACTTGGCATGGCGGGCAAGCGCGACAGCGCTATGTGCCCTGGGCCTGGTCGTGCCTGCCCTGTCCGGCCCCGTTCTCCCGCCCGGCGATGGGTCAGCAACCGACAACGAGCGGCTTGTTCCGCACATCTATCCGGCTGCGCCAGTTCTGACGGACGGCGAAGATGTAAACGAGCCCTATCACCCTTATTTCGACATCGACTGGTCCCTGGCCCTCCGCGGCGCCTATACCAAGGGCACCAGAGGCGAGCGCTTCGATACCTTCCTTGTGCCTGAGTTCGCCTTCGATCATGTGGGATCTCGCTCGGCCGTTGCCATCAGCGGCGGCGCCGAGATCGTACGCCCCACTGATGGCAAGATTGACGTTACCGGCCTTCGCCTTGGTCTCACCGCCGGCTACGCCCTCGACAGCGTGACCGATCTCACCACAACGGGCAGTCTAACGTTCTCGCAAGCGCTTTCAGGCACACCGGGCGTCGACAGCGATGTCGCAGTTCCGGCCGAAAACATCAGCGGGAATCTCGATATTGGCATCACCCGGCAGTTCGGTCGGTTCAATGTCGGTCTGTCAGGCGGCGCCGAGCGCAACCTTTATGGACCCACGACGCTCATCGACGGCACGGTCAACGACAATTCTGTCCAGAACTATTGGGCGCTCGACAGCGGATTGCGGGTCGGCTTCCAGGCTACGCCCATTTTCGAAGTGTTCGGGGAGGCTGGCTATGGCCGCGATCTTTTCGACGAGACCTCTTCGGCGGGCCTGACCCAGAACGCCACCGACACGCAAATCGAGGGTGGCATCACCGGTCGCTGGAACAGCACTCTCGAGGCAACGGCCTCGACGGGCCTCGCCGTCCGGCGGTTCGATGACGCCAGCCTCGGCGAAGTCACCACGCAGCTCTATGATGCCAGCATCACCTTTACGCCCGACCCGACCTGGCGCATGAGGGCCGCCTTTGCCACCGAGGTAGCACCGCCCGGACCCAGTAACCCTGGCACCACCCGCGTTGAACAGAACGCCAGTGCCGAATTGGGCTATACGGTCAATTCCTGGCTGGCGCTGCGCGCGCTAGCCGATTGGTCCAGCGCGCGCTTTATCGGGTCAAGTGAGACGGAAACCAGCTATGGTCTTGGCGCGGGCGCCGACTACACCGTCAACGCCCACACTGCCGTAACGGCCGACTACCTCTATGACCGGGTCGACAGCACCAGCACCGGGCGTG
- a CDS encoding Ku protein → MPAASRPIWKGQLRLSLVSIAVELYTATKASAKPTFNQIHKPTGKRIHYEKVVEGVGPVDRDEIIKGYEFEKGNYIELTEDEIDAIKLDTKKTLELTQFVGACEIDPIYYDKPYFVVPADELAEDAFRVVRDALRQSEKVGIGQLALRGKEYLVAIKPTGTGLLLETLHYEEELRKADPYFAEISAAKADPDLLDVATALIEKKTAKFDAKVYKDHYQAALRELIDAKIKAKGNKIAVKPEKDEPRPSGSNVVDLMAALKSSLEGSSEPPEKAPARSSKPKTAAAKPAAASKPTASKPAASKSAPRKKAS, encoded by the coding sequence ATGCCAGCAGCGTCACGACCCATCTGGAAAGGCCAATTGCGCCTCTCGCTCGTCTCCATTGCGGTGGAGCTCTATACCGCCACCAAGGCGAGCGCCAAGCCAACCTTCAACCAGATCCACAAGCCCACCGGAAAACGCATCCACTATGAAAAGGTGGTGGAAGGCGTGGGTCCGGTCGACCGCGACGAAATCATCAAGGGCTATGAGTTCGAAAAGGGCAACTACATCGAGCTCACCGAGGACGAGATCGACGCGATCAAGCTCGACACCAAGAAGACGCTGGAGCTGACCCAGTTCGTGGGTGCCTGCGAGATTGACCCTATCTACTATGACAAACCCTACTTCGTGGTGCCCGCCGACGAGCTGGCCGAAGACGCTTTCCGCGTCGTTCGCGATGCGCTGCGCCAGAGCGAAAAGGTGGGCATTGGCCAGTTGGCGTTGCGCGGCAAGGAATACCTCGTGGCGATCAAGCCGACTGGTACGGGGCTGTTGCTCGAGACGCTCCATTACGAGGAAGAGCTCCGCAAGGCCGATCCGTATTTCGCGGAAATCTCCGCAGCCAAGGCCGATCCTGATCTGCTGGATGTCGCAACCGCTCTGATCGAGAAGAAAACCGCCAAGTTCGACGCCAAGGTCTACAAGGATCACTACCAGGCAGCCTTGCGCGAGTTGATCGATGCCAAGATCAAGGCCAAGGGCAACAAGATTGCGGTCAAGCCGGAGAAGGACGAGCCACGGCCGAGCGGCTCGAACGTTGTCGACCTGATGGCGGCCCTGAAGTCGAGCCTTGAAGGCAGCAGCGAGCCACCCGAGAAGGCTCCGGCACGCTCGAGCAAGCCCAAAACGGCAGCGGCCAAACCAGCTGCGGCAAGCAAGCCGACGGCAAGCAAGCCTGCCGCCTCCAAATCGGCGCCCCGCAAAAAGGCGAGCTGA
- the ligD gene encoding DNA ligase D — translation MASKADTLLKEYQAKRDFTKTQEPAGAIGDTKGQALSFVVQKHDATRLHYDFRIELDGVLKSWAVTKGPSENPADKRLAVHVEDHPLDYGNFEGTIPKGEYGGGTVMLWDQGTWEPIGDPHEGIEKGDLKMRINGKRMKGEWVLVHMKGRDTKRKSGPARENWLLIKHRDDQAREESTLVERFTTSVTTGRDLDGIAKGLKPKKKTDTPAQAVWHSDRDKPVAELAVPKSKSRAKGEGKSGKAPALPEFRSPQLATLVDQVPDTPGWLFEMKYDGYRCLAAIAGDQVRVYTRNANDWTEQFAAIIPPLRTITDGSALMDGELCAFDEKGRTDFSTLKAHLSNGGPLTYFAFDLLELAGEDLTGLPLTQRKQKLQDLLGPGDSTSLVQFSPHVEGNGLRVFETICREGHEGVIAKRADAPYRGERSRSWLKIKCIKRQEFVIAGWTTSTKKKTFASLMLGTWEDGKLIYRGLVGTGFTMDGAAALQKELDARAQKENPFTNLPREAKRNANFVKPELVGEIAFTEMTPDGVLRHPSFQGLREDKPAAQVKVEKPVPVDVAEPVPLEAKAGIEAAAKAGVHFTSPERIVYPGQGVTKAELAAYYAAVAERMLPYVEKRPLSLVRCPQGRAKHCFFQKHNSGSFPEVMKSVMITEKDGHEEDYFYVDSLGGLLGGTQMNVLEWHLWGSRIKDVDKAERIIFDIDPDEGLGFDHVQAAAKDIAKLLEEFDLKTYPLISGGKGVHVIAPITPKLEWPEIKAFCKGVAQLLATREPDRFVANMSKAKRKGRMFIDYLRNERGSTAIAPWSSRSRQGAPAAVPIGWDELDKIQAANQFTLAAAAERAKLPDPWEGYFTTKQTVTKTMVSSVS, via the coding sequence ATGGCCAGTAAAGCCGACACGCTGCTCAAGGAATACCAAGCCAAGCGCGACTTCACTAAGACGCAGGAGCCAGCGGGCGCAATCGGTGATACTAAAGGGCAGGCCTTAAGCTTCGTGGTTCAGAAGCACGACGCCACCCGCCTACATTACGATTTCCGCATCGAACTGGATGGCGTGCTCAAAAGCTGGGCGGTGACCAAGGGTCCCTCGGAAAACCCTGCCGACAAACGGCTGGCCGTCCATGTAGAAGACCATCCGCTCGACTATGGCAATTTCGAAGGCACGATCCCCAAGGGCGAATATGGCGGTGGCACCGTCATGCTCTGGGATCAGGGAACCTGGGAGCCGATTGGCGACCCGCATGAGGGGATCGAAAAGGGTGACCTCAAGATGCGCATCAATGGCAAGCGCATGAAGGGCGAATGGGTCCTCGTCCACATGAAAGGACGGGACACCAAGCGCAAGTCCGGGCCGGCACGAGAAAACTGGCTGCTCATCAAGCATCGGGACGATCAAGCGCGCGAGGAATCGACCCTGGTCGAACGGTTTACCACCTCGGTCACGACCGGACGCGATCTCGATGGCATCGCCAAGGGGCTAAAGCCCAAGAAGAAGACCGATACGCCGGCCCAAGCGGTGTGGCACTCGGACCGGGACAAGCCGGTGGCCGAGCTTGCCGTTCCCAAGTCCAAGAGCCGCGCCAAAGGCGAGGGCAAGAGCGGCAAGGCCCCGGCGCTGCCCGAATTCCGCTCGCCGCAACTGGCGACCCTCGTCGACCAGGTGCCCGATACGCCCGGCTGGCTGTTCGAGATGAAATATGACGGCTACCGCTGCCTGGCTGCGATCGCCGGCGATCAGGTGCGGGTCTATACGCGCAATGCCAATGACTGGACCGAGCAGTTCGCAGCCATCATCCCACCCCTGCGAACCATCACCGATGGCTCCGCGCTGATGGACGGCGAACTCTGCGCATTTGACGAAAAGGGGCGGACCGACTTCTCGACCCTCAAGGCGCACCTTTCCAATGGCGGGCCGCTGACCTATTTCGCCTTTGATCTGCTGGAGCTTGCTGGCGAGGACCTCACCGGGTTGCCTCTGACCCAGCGAAAGCAAAAGCTGCAGGACTTGCTCGGCCCGGGGGATAGTACATCGCTGGTGCAGTTCTCACCGCATGTGGAAGGCAATGGCCTGCGCGTGTTCGAGACCATCTGCCGGGAAGGGCATGAGGGGGTGATCGCCAAAAGGGCTGACGCGCCCTATCGAGGTGAGCGGTCGCGGTCGTGGCTCAAGATCAAATGCATCAAGCGGCAGGAATTCGTGATCGCCGGCTGGACGACTTCGACCAAGAAGAAGACTTTTGCCTCGCTGATGCTGGGAACATGGGAAGACGGCAAGCTCATCTATCGGGGTCTGGTGGGCACCGGCTTCACCATGGACGGCGCCGCTGCTCTGCAAAAGGAGCTGGATGCGCGCGCGCAGAAGGAGAACCCGTTCACCAATCTGCCCCGCGAAGCCAAGCGCAACGCCAATTTCGTCAAACCGGAACTGGTCGGCGAAATTGCGTTCACCGAGATGACGCCCGACGGGGTGTTGCGGCATCCATCTTTCCAGGGGCTCCGGGAGGACAAGCCCGCCGCACAGGTGAAGGTGGAAAAGCCGGTGCCGGTGGACGTGGCCGAGCCAGTGCCCCTGGAGGCAAAGGCCGGTATCGAGGCCGCCGCCAAGGCCGGGGTTCACTTCACCAGTCCCGAGCGCATCGTCTATCCCGGACAGGGTGTGACCAAGGCGGAGCTTGCGGCGTATTACGCAGCGGTTGCCGAGCGCATGCTGCCCTATGTCGAGAAGCGCCCGCTGAGCCTGGTGCGCTGCCCGCAAGGCCGCGCCAAGCATTGCTTCTTCCAAAAGCACAATAGCGGCAGCTTCCCCGAAGTGATGAAGTCCGTGATGATCACCGAGAAGGATGGCCACGAGGAGGACTATTTCTACGTCGACAGCCTCGGGGGCCTGCTCGGCGGCACCCAAATGAACGTGCTCGAATGGCACCTCTGGGGCTCCCGCATCAAGGATGTCGACAAGGCCGAGCGCATCATCTTCGATATCGACCCGGACGAGGGTCTCGGCTTCGATCACGTGCAGGCTGCCGCCAAAGATATCGCCAAGCTGCTCGAAGAGTTCGACCTCAAGACCTATCCACTGATCAGCGGCGGGAAGGGCGTGCATGTGATCGCCCCAATCACGCCCAAGCTGGAATGGCCCGAGATCAAGGCGTTCTGCAAGGGCGTCGCCCAGTTGCTCGCCACCCGCGAGCCCGACCGGTTCGTCGCCAATATGAGCAAGGCCAAGCGCAAGGGCCGCATGTTCATCGACTATCTGCGCAATGAACGCGGGTCGACCGCTATTGCGCCGTGGTCCAGTCGGTCGCGCCAGGGGGCGCCGGCGGCGGTGCCCATTGGCTGGGATGAATTGGATAAGATCCAGGCAGCCAACCAGTTCACGCTGGCTGCCGCTGCGGAACGCGCCAAGCTGCCCGATCCTTGGGAAGGCTATTTCACCACCAAGCAGACTGTGACCAAGACCATGGTCAGCTCGGTCAGCTAA
- the modB gene encoding molybdate ABC transporter permease subunit has protein sequence MSLSDLWPAIRLTLALASINTIILLIIGTPIAWWLARSDSRFREVVGAIVALPLVLPPTVLGFYLLIALGPNGPGGAIASLWGGRTLAFSFTGLVIGSFFYSLPFMVQPLRNGFAAIGADPLEAAATLGANKWQAFWRVALPLARPGYITGAVMTFAHTVGEFGVVLMIGGNIPGETKVVAIALYDYVERLQWQEAHLLAGGLVLFAFIVIVVTLTIDRRVNVPMP, from the coding sequence ATGAGCCTGTCCGATCTCTGGCCCGCCATCCGCCTCACCCTGGCCCTCGCCAGCATCAACACCATTATTCTGCTGATAATCGGCACGCCTATTGCCTGGTGGCTGGCGCGAAGTGACAGCCGCTTTCGCGAGGTCGTCGGTGCAATCGTTGCCCTGCCCTTGGTGCTGCCGCCAACTGTGCTCGGATTTTACCTCCTGATTGCCTTGGGACCGAACGGACCGGGCGGCGCTATCGCGAGCCTTTGGGGTGGTCGCACCCTAGCCTTCTCCTTCACCGGGCTGGTGATCGGTTCGTTCTTTTATTCCCTACCGTTCATGGTGCAGCCGCTGCGCAATGGCTTTGCCGCCATTGGTGCCGACCCGCTCGAAGCGGCGGCGACCTTGGGCGCGAACAAATGGCAGGCCTTCTGGCGCGTCGCGCTGCCACTGGCCCGTCCCGGCTACATCACTGGCGCAGTGATGACCTTCGCCCACACCGTGGGGGAATTTGGCGTGGTGCTGATGATCGGTGGGAACATTCCGGGAGAGACCAAGGTCGTCGCCATCGCGCTCTATGACTATGTCGAGCGCCTGCAATGGCAGGAGGCGCACCTCTTGGCAGGCGGGCTCGTGCTGTTTGCGTTCATTGTGATCGTGGTGACGCTCACCATCGATCGCCGCGTAAATGTGCCGATGCCTTAG
- the modA gene encoding molybdate ABC transporter substrate-binding protein: MRLGALALFLLLGGPAHAETVRVAVAANFTATAEQLSRVFAQQTGHELLLSSAATGQLYAQIVQGAPFDIFLAADAERPALAVEQGSGIEGSVFTYATGVLALYSTTLDVTGGMDVLSVEFDNLAIADPQAAPYGRAALEVLSALGLAEAVQARLVIGDSITQALQFVETGNAELGFVAASQVLGKDNVWIVPTELYQPIAQDAVLLERGVANAAAGAFMQFLRGETATEIIEAAGYRRE, from the coding sequence ATGCGGCTTGGGGCGCTAGCGCTCTTTCTGCTGCTAGGAGGGCCCGCCCATGCCGAGACGGTGCGGGTAGCCGTTGCCGCAAATTTCACCGCAACGGCAGAACAACTGAGCCGCGTTTTTGCACAGCAAACCGGGCACGAACTGTTGCTCAGTTCCGCAGCGACCGGGCAGCTTTACGCGCAAATTGTGCAGGGCGCGCCGTTTGACATTTTCCTGGCCGCCGACGCCGAGCGCCCGGCCCTCGCCGTCGAGCAGGGTTCGGGAATAGAAGGCAGTGTCTTTACCTATGCCACCGGCGTCCTGGCGCTCTACAGCACCACCCTCGATGTCACCGGTGGGATGGACGTCCTTTCGGTAGAGTTCGACAACCTCGCCATCGCCGACCCCCAAGCGGCTCCCTATGGTCGCGCCGCGCTGGAGGTCCTGTCAGCACTTGGACTGGCAGAGGCTGTCCAGGCCAGGCTCGTGATCGGCGACAGCATCACCCAGGCCTTGCAGTTCGTTGAAACCGGCAATGCCGAGTTAGGCTTCGTGGCCGCCAGCCAGGTCCTCGGCAAGGACAATGTCTGGATCGTGCCTACCGAGCTCTACCAGCCCATTGCTCAGGATGCCGTGCTGCTGGAAAGGGGCGTCGCCAATGCTGCGGCTGGTGCCTTCATGCAGTTCCTGCGGGGTGAGACCGCCACCGAGATCATCGAGGCTGCGGGGTATCGCCGTGAATAG
- the eda gene encoding bifunctional 4-hydroxy-2-oxoglutarate aldolase/2-dehydro-3-deoxy-phosphogluconate aldolase has product MPQDANAIRSILSLAPVVPVIILDDVSKARPLAEALVAGGLPILEVTLRTPNALKVMEEMGKVEGAIVGSGTVRTPLHMQQSVDAGCRFMVSPGISPRILDAADDIGIPLLPGIGSPSEAMTAAERGYSFLKFFPAEALGGAPVLKAFASPLPDITFCPTGGITPINAKTYLDLPNVICVGGSWIMPADALSSGDFARVEALAREASALRG; this is encoded by the coding sequence ATGCCGCAAGACGCCAATGCCATCCGCTCCATCCTCTCCCTCGCGCCCGTGGTGCCGGTCATTATCCTGGATGATGTAAGCAAGGCGCGCCCTTTGGCAGAGGCGCTGGTCGCCGGCGGCCTACCCATCCTTGAGGTGACGCTGCGCACGCCCAACGCCCTCAAAGTCATGGAAGAGATGGGCAAGGTGGAAGGGGCCATCGTGGGTTCGGGCACCGTGCGCACGCCGCTTCATATGCAGCAATCAGTCGATGCTGGTTGCCGGTTCATGGTTTCCCCCGGCATCTCGCCGCGCATTCTGGACGCCGCAGATGATATCGGCATTCCGCTGCTGCCGGGCATCGGCTCGCCCAGCGAGGCCATGACGGCGGCGGAGCGCGGCTATAGTTTTCTCAAATTCTTCCCAGCCGAAGCGCTGGGTGGCGCGCCGGTCCTCAAGGCCTTCGCCTCGCCCCTGCCAGACATCACCTTCTGCCCAACGGGCGGCATTACGCCAATCAACGCAAAGACTTACCTCGACCTGCCTAACGTCATCTGCGTTGGTGGTTCCTGGATCATGCCTGCCGACGCCCTCTCGAGTGGCGACTTCGCGCGGGTGGAGGCGCTGGCGCGGGAGGCCTCGGCGCTCCGCGGCTAG
- a CDS encoding lytic murein transglycosylase, translating to MRVVWTLLALIMASATPAAAQPVESFEQFIANFRSKAVAAGVRPEIYDAALVGNSPDPRVPDLVTTQPEFTTPMWDYIEGRVTNSRIERGKAAMDRNAQLFATVGAAYGVDPYLLGAIWGMETDYGSVLDNQGLIRPIIRSLATLVHQRRTRLAEDEKDLIAALLLVQQGPKSADTLVGSWAGAIGHLQVNPSNVLAHGTDGDGDGRVDLHASLADALATSARFLRGLGYQPGLDWGMEVVVPEGFDYLLASRTQMRPVSFFAERGVSRVAGRQFSDSNLPVFLYVPAGKDGPKFLMTGNYLVLKGYNFSDSYAMAVAHLTDRLKGGGTYVDDWPRNTSFPNLAQRQAIQASLKQLGFYQGEVDGRLGPITQEAYARFQAARGEVADGFITRAAYDALIAASQ from the coding sequence ATGCGAGTAGTCTGGACTTTACTGGCGCTGATAATGGCGAGCGCCACACCCGCCGCTGCGCAGCCGGTGGAGAGCTTCGAGCAGTTTATCGCCAACTTCCGCAGCAAGGCGGTTGCCGCTGGCGTGCGTCCGGAGATTTATGACGCGGCGCTGGTAGGTAATTCACCCGATCCGCGGGTGCCCGATCTAGTGACGACCCAGCCTGAGTTCACGACGCCCATGTGGGACTATATCGAGGGGCGGGTTACCAATAGCCGGATAGAGCGGGGTAAGGCCGCGATGGATCGAAACGCTCAGCTTTTCGCCACGGTCGGTGCGGCCTATGGCGTTGATCCCTATCTCCTGGGTGCCATCTGGGGCATGGAAACCGACTATGGCAGTGTACTGGACAATCAGGGATTGATCCGCCCGATCATTCGGTCCCTGGCGACTCTGGTGCATCAGCGGCGCACGCGCCTTGCGGAGGATGAGAAGGACCTTATCGCGGCCTTGCTGCTGGTGCAGCAGGGCCCCAAGAGTGCCGATACGCTCGTGGGGTCATGGGCAGGCGCTATCGGCCACCTGCAGGTCAATCCCTCCAATGTGCTGGCGCATGGCACCGATGGAGACGGCGACGGGCGAGTGGACCTGCATGCCTCCCTGGCCGATGCGCTGGCGACCAGCGCCCGCTTTCTGCGGGGCTTGGGCTACCAGCCCGGGTTGGATTGGGGCATGGAAGTCGTTGTGCCAGAAGGGTTTGACTACCTGCTCGCTAGCCGCACGCAAATGCGACCGGTTTCATTCTTCGCGGAACGTGGCGTCAGCCGGGTGGCAGGGCGGCAGTTTAGCGATTCCAACCTGCCCGTCTTTCTCTATGTTCCCGCGGGGAAAGACGGTCCCAAATTCCTGATGACCGGCAATTATCTGGTACTCAAGGGCTATAATTTCTCGGACAGTTACGCCATGGCCGTAGCCCATTTAACCGATCGGCTGAAGGGCGGCGGGACCTACGTCGATGATTGGCCGCGCAACACTAGCTTTCCCAATCTGGCGCAGCGGCAGGCCATTCAGGCCAGCCTGAAGCAACTCGGCTTTTACCAGGGCGAGGTGGACGGTCGGTTAGGCCCTATCACTCAGGAGGCCTATGCGCGCTTCCAGGCGGCGAGGGGTGAGGTGGCAGATGGGTTCATCACTCGTGCCGCCTATGACGCGCTCATAGCAGCGAGCCAGTAA
- a CDS encoding DUF459 domain-containing protein yields the protein MIRYALALLVGMLVFIDVAPAFAQSDDTIVVAQQQRRRTLFDLLFGEEQQQAAPPPAQAQPQPSRQPAPAPQQTAAPEPEPEPPPSEPQTEKSSEATRLAVFGDSLANDLSAALDRFYADDPNLEVINQGVSNSGFVRDDYFDWNAAVAEEIAEDSFDIAVVTIGINDRQDISADGAFYEPLTEGWTAAYQARIADFIGQLRAAGKPVVWVGLPPMSRSEYSAAMSQISNIQRLAAFSGGAEFIDIYERFLGEDGKYSSQGPDVSGQNARMRKDDGIHFSAAGADKLAFYISQSLRTFYRGGAVSVAVVDPLAETDAGAMLRPPFQGLGQTRLLEVAGAIVPISRAPARAGGLLIATGAPSEASAPFSLEEMMSAPVGRADAFGVGIDPDTVPVENAGGR from the coding sequence ATGATCCGCTACGCTCTCGCTCTGCTCGTTGGCATGCTCGTCTTCATCGACGTGGCGCCGGCCTTTGCGCAAAGCGATGATACTATCGTGGTGGCGCAACAGCAGCGGCGGCGGACCCTGTTCGATCTGCTGTTCGGCGAGGAGCAGCAGCAAGCGGCGCCTCCACCCGCACAGGCGCAGCCACAACCTTCGAGGCAACCCGCACCGGCGCCGCAGCAGACAGCCGCGCCAGAGCCTGAACCGGAGCCTCCGCCAAGTGAACCGCAGACGGAAAAATCGAGTGAAGCGACACGCCTGGCGGTGTTCGGCGACTCGCTGGCCAACGACCTTAGTGCGGCGCTGGACCGCTTCTACGCTGATGATCCGAATCTGGAGGTCATCAACCAGGGGGTCAGCAATTCGGGTTTCGTACGGGACGACTACTTCGACTGGAATGCCGCGGTCGCCGAGGAGATCGCCGAGGACAGCTTCGATATCGCTGTGGTCACGATCGGCATCAACGACCGGCAGGATATCAGCGCCGATGGCGCTTTTTACGAGCCGCTGACGGAGGGGTGGACTGCGGCCTATCAGGCCCGCATAGCCGATTTCATCGGGCAATTGCGAGCGGCTGGAAAGCCGGTGGTGTGGGTTGGGCTGCCGCCGATGTCGCGCTCGGAATATTCCGCCGCGATGAGCCAAATTAGCAATATTCAGCGGCTGGCGGCCTTCTCAGGCGGCGCGGAATTCATTGATATCTATGAACGATTTCTGGGAGAGGATGGCAAGTATTCGTCGCAAGGCCCCGATGTGAGTGGGCAGAACGCACGAATGCGCAAGGATGACGGCATCCACTTCTCCGCGGCAGGTGCGGACAAGCTTGCCTTCTATATCAGCCAGTCGTTGCGGACGTTCTATCGCGGGGGGGCGGTGAGTGTTGCGGTGGTCGATCCGCTGGCGGAGACCGACGCCGGCGCGATGCTGCGACCGCCCTTCCAAGGGCTGGGACAGACACGATTGCTTGAGGTAGCGGGAGCCATTGTGCCAATCAGCCGGGCCCCGGCGCGCGCCGGTGGGTTGCTGATCGCGACGGGTGCGCCGAGCGAAGCTAGTGCCCCGTTCTCGCTTGAGGAGATGATGAGCGCGCCGGTAGGCCGGGCCGATGCGTTTGGGGTCGGGATCGATCCCGACACGGTGCCGGTCGAGAACGCCGGCGGACGCTAG